The DNA sequence taaagaaacattaattattttaagtaCAGGGATAAAGTAGAAcgtattcataaaaaatttctttaattttattaatttggatttatacaatttatacttTAAATCGGGCTatccaaatataaaaattatatacatttgtaatattgatttaattcatacagaaaaaaattacaacacTAAACAACTATCAACGCTTTTTCTGTGGTCTAAAAttactttcttcattttttaaattatctgaATACACATTCctcgatttttcattctaaaatgaccaaaaataatgtataaaattatggaactatatttaaaaaaaaaaaaaaaggaaattgttcaatgttcattcaattttactcTTTTACCTGAGACCATTCCATTTGTAATTGATGTACTAACTTTCGCGTTAAAAGACCTTGAGATATCAGAGCATCAGTTACGTTTCCTTTCCACTCATATTTCGGTGATCGAATATCTGCAATACGTGATGTAATAAAATCTGTATAGAGCCATTAAATAgtagtattttcaaaattaaacaaattaccaTTTCTTTCTGTCGATGAATCAGTCTTAGTTTGCTCTGTTTTGTCATGTTTCCTACCTGAAATTCAAGAGAATTGAGTATCGTTATACGTCTATATTATctgttatacaaaatatgttatattttcaaacaaagtaTACTTTTTTGAGGTGTCTGGAACGATATTTTCAATTCCTGAATTCCTGTTTCGATGATTTTGTCCAATTGTCTTTGTTTCTCTCGAATCTGAATGCCGTCAGGAAATATATCTGTAAACCGATAACTTCACAAAGAACAAATGAGgttatgaattttgtataccaaacaagaaacaaaattatcataTCACCATCACAACCACTTACCTAAACCAAAGATAAATATCCATAACATCGAATACTGCTTCCAAGTGCACAAGATCATTTATAGTTGTTGGTGTTTTTAGCGGCCATTTAATTTGATCAGCCAACCAAccaaaagttattttattgtttctgcTACATTGCCGGGCAAACTGTATTACGAATTAGAACACTTGTCATATATAAGATATGGTAAAGAACAATGTAAATGTTTCGTATTTACCTTTAAGAACATGCTGCATACAAACGGACTTTTTCTATTAATGGGCGCACAACAAAACACATATCGCATACGAAGAGATAACGGTACATGTTCTATTATGTCAgcgagaaatttaaaatcgtCTAAATTGCAAATGAAGTAAAGCGAGTCGTCGACTTCGGACAAGGcgacaaaaatattctgaaagaaaagaattatacTGTAAGTTCCAATAGACCGCGAATATGAATTAAATGAACATTACAATAAGATTCGATAGCGTTGTGTCTGGCAGGTAATAAGCATATAACTCTATTTGATCAGCAGTGGGATGAAGTCCAGCCTGTTGTATTTTCTCTGGAGTCTgtactaataatttttgtaagatAGGAAGATCCTCAGACCTAAAAGTTGTAACATAACCCTACAATATAACATAGACATGTAGTGATATTAACTTGCATGTACAGTTATTATAAGTTTAtccttattttaataaaggGAAAACTATTTACTGTTGTCCATTGGGTTTGGTAGCGACCGGCGCGTCCCGCTATTTGTAGCGCGGTTGATACCGAAATCGTGTCtatttctttctctcctttttcGTTAACAATTGGTTgaaaaacagaataaaatataattctacgAATGTGtctggaaaaatattaaaatattactatgtaaataaagaaaatgtataatcGTTAACTTACAAATTAAGGCCCATTCCTATCGCATTGGTAGCTACTAAGATCTTGCACGGATTCTTTGGATCGTTAAACTTGGCCGCTTGTGCAAGCTTTGTACCTGGTGGCAAACTACCATATATCACTGCTACCTGCTTTCCCATTTGTTCGATTGTTTGCGACACagtaaatatatcatttttattaaaacaaactaTGCAATCTCCTGCCCGTACATTGCTTAAGCTATATAGTGCTTTGTCTTCTATAACGAGATCGGTCAACCGTTTATACGTGTGCACTTCTACCGTTTCTCCCGTTGTCGCACATATAGATTCTATCTGTTATAATAAATCTGTTGTAAgtctatattaataaatagttcATGGGCTCAAGATTATAAAACTCACTACAGGTATAGCAGCAACTTCGCCGCATAAATGTATTTCGTCCGCAACAAGGCCCAGAAGAGCTCTCGTCCATGCCCATCCTCTACTCGGATCGCGTACTAATTGGATTTCATCTATTACAGCTACTTCGACtacaaaattcattaaacGTTAATcacacaaattatatttatttataaacgcacgccttaaataaacaatacttacaaacattttgtacatttacCATCTCTACAGAACATGCAACATGATTTGCAGgagacatttcattttttgcaTAACTCCTTTCTTCCCCTGTTATTAAGTCACAAGGTGTACcctgaaattatttacatttaacgtGACGAAAGTAGttcaacaataatttcatctACGATACTAACCATCGTGTTGCACTTGTTAAATACTTCGACTGCTAATAGTTTGAGTGGTCCACAATAAACGCCCGATTTTGCGTTCATAAACCTTTGTAAAGCGTGATAGGTTTTACCACTATTTGTAGGTCCagcatgaaatataatttttctggTTTTGGCCCTTGCTTGAGTATACCTTTGCATAACAGAATTcaagaaatgatatttacatATGATCAATGGATCACGAGAAGGTGACAAGTTTCTATTTAATGTTGATAGATACCAAGTAGGTGGATGTCTGAGATCGCTAATTTTCTTAAGATCGTCTAGACACTCAATGTGTGGATACAATTGTTTAGTAAAACGTATAAAGTAAGGAAATATATCTGTAATATTTCCAGCTCCGTGAATTATGTCATTTAGAATAACATGAAGATCTACAGGTAGAGAATTGTTTTGTAGACAATAAGATCGAAAAGAACTCAATGCCGTGGTTATGAGAGTCTCTGGAAAAAAAGTAAGCGtgagataaaatattacaatctAATGTTTTAATATGAAGAACATTATTAACGATAGTTACTATCCAAGCCATATTTTAAAGCTAAATCTTTGACCGACTGCTTGTGCCCAAAAGTGGACAAAACTTTGATAATGTCGGTTTTCTTCAAAACACCAGTTAACTCAGCACCAACGTTTAGATCGTTTGGATCTGTTTTGACAGGAACAGGTCGGAATAACGAGGACATCGACACGTTGCTCTTATCACTTTTTTCCCTTGCATTGTGACCAAATGTTACCGTAGGCTTTAATTGTCTGGAAATTAAATGCCAAAAAGATAAGTTGATGTAATCACTTTTAAAGGATCCTTTTAGgattacagaatttttaaatgtaatgaaataacGAGAACCTCAAACATGGTGATATTACTGAATTACTGCGTCGTTTTAGTTGTTCTGTAACAATACGCTTGAATGGAATCATTTTTGTAACCAATTTTGTTTGCTTTCATATTCTACAAATTTATGATTAAGAAACACTGAATCTCGTGGCTAACCTCGAAGAGTACACCACGAAGGTTAAGGTAAAGCAAGGTAACTTTGGCTAACTCGGGCGTTTAGGCgcagatggcgccactagcgAAAAGCAACACGTTTTCTAGCGGGAATAGTacaaactattttcactacaaacttgggcattttgCCACCGATTGCGCCAGTGGTTACATCAACTCGTCATCTAGTGGTGACAATGAGAACAAtgggggaaaaaaagaattaaaatttaaaccctggttttacaaatataaacgTATTCTGAGCAGAGATGCGATCAGGTCTATCTCTTTgagtatatatatagtatattatatagagaagatattatataaataaaaatatattatataaatatacagggtgtcccaaaaatgttgtaacaccttgaaggaggtggttcgggaggtgatttgaaacaacttttttccttagcgaaaatgttgtcagaggttttgttaaggagatattaacggaaaacactgaccaatcagagcgcgagtatgccggttgagcgtaggctacgcgctaggtggccgctctcgtacgctcCCGTGGCCGCTTcaacggtatactcgcgctctgattggtcagtattttcaattaatatctcctcaatgaagactcgaacaacattttcgctaaggaaaaagttgtttcaaatcacctcccgaatcacccctttcaaggtgttacaacatttttgggacaccctgtagaaagTATATTCTCTATATACTCAAAGGTCTATCTCCCATATAAGGGCCAATCATTACAATCTTCAATCACTACCAAAGAATAGAACTTAGAGATAAAATAGTCAAGGAAATAGATGAGCCGAACCAGAATGTGTACGAACTACTAGTATTAGATAAACTGAACATTTATAAAGCTATCATTAAGTTTTTAAAAGCAGCAAACTTAGAGATGCAAAAATTAAGACTGAATTCAGTTGATAGAAAAAAGCGTATATTTAGGCAATCATTATATAGTAATACTGTTTCTGATATGTTATCTTATGTATAATACGTAGCATAAGTAAAACCAAAATGTGTATTATAGGAAAAGTGTAAGGAGTCCGATAGAACTACACTATAATAAAGCATAACCTAACCCTAACCTcccattgaaaattttatgcaattttagACTATGTTGATGTAGGTATCGGTAAAATGCCCTGgatctattaaaattttggtatgttttacgaaatttatttaaattgtacaatgttaattcatattaaaaattgtccatGTGTTCTTTTGTTTCCTCCTTTGATCTATCAGTCAAAAATGTGCgttaggaaaaattaaatccttcgtacaattttccctgtaaatttaatgttatatCATAAAGATGAGTAAGT is a window from the Hylaeus volcanicus isolate JK05 chromosome 7, UHH_iyHylVolc1.0_haploid, whole genome shotgun sequence genome containing:
- the LOC128880539 gene encoding ATP-dependent RNA helicase SUV3 homolog, mitochondrial, with the translated sequence MIPFKRIVTEQLKRRSNSVISPCLRQLKPTVTFGHNAREKSDKSNVSMSSLFRPVPVKTDPNDLNVGAELTGVLKKTDIIKVLSTFGHKQSVKDLALKYGLDKTLITTALSSFRSYCLQNNSLPVDLHVILNDIIHGAGNITDIFPYFIRFTKQLYPHIECLDDLKKISDLRHPPTWYTQARAKTRKIIFHAGPTNSGKTYHALQRFMNAKSGVYCGPLKLLAVEVFNKCNTMGTPCDLITGEERSYAKNEMSPANHVACSVEMVNVQNVFEVAVIDEIQLVRDPSRGWAWTRALLGLVADEIHLCGEVAAIPVIESICATTGETVEVHTYKRLTDLVIEDKALYSLSNVRAGDCIVCFNKNDIFTVSQTIEQMGKQVAVIYGSLPPGTKLAQAAKFNDPKNPCKILVATNAIGMGLNLHIRRIIFYSVFQPIVNEKGEKEIDTISVSTALQIAGRAGRYQTQWTTGYVTTFRSEDLPILQKLLVQTPEKIQQAGLHPTADQIELYAYYLPDTTLSNLINIFVALSEVDDSLYFICNLDDFKFLADIIEHVPLSLRMRYVFCCAPINRKSPFVCSMFLKFARQCSRNNKITFGWLADQIKWPLKTPTTINDLVHLEAVFDVMDIYLWFSYRFTDIFPDGIQIREKQRQLDKIIETGIQELKISFQTPQKSRKHDKTEQTKTDSSTERNDIRSPKYEWKGNVTDALISQGLLTRKLVHQLQMEWSQNEKSRNVYSDNLKNEESNFRPQKKR